Below is a window of Pseudomonas eucalypticola DNA.
CGTTATGGCAACCGTCTGGCCGAGGGGCGCTTCAGCCTGGATGGCAAGGCATTTCAGATCCCCACCAACGACGGGCCCAATGCCTTGCACGGCGGCACCCAGGGTTTCGATAAACACGTGTGGAAAGCGCAGCCAGCCAAGACCGGTGACAGCGTCGGCGTGACCCTGACCTATGTGTCGGCCGACGGCGAGATGGGCTTCCCGGGTACGTTGAATACGCAAGTGACCTACAGCCTCAACGACAAGAACGAGCTGCGCATCGACTACCACGCCACCACCGACAAGCCGACGGTGCTCAACCTCACCAACCATAGCTATTTCAACCTGGCCGGGGCTGGCGAAGGCGACATCCTCCAGCAAGTGGCCACGGTGCACGGTGCCCATTACACGCCGGTGACCGCCAAGCTGATCCCCACCGGGGAGCTGGCGCCCGTGGCCGGTACCCCCATGGACTTCCTCAAGCCCACGGCGTTCGGCGCGCATATCAAGGATGACCACCCGCAACTGAAGTTCGCCGAACCCAAGCAAGGTGGCTTCGACTTCAACTGGGTACTGGATACCAAAGGCGATGTGAAGAAACTCGCGACCCAGGTCGCCGACCCCGCTTCAGGCCGGGTACTGGAGTTCTACACCACCGAGCCGGGCGTGCAGTTGTACACGGCGAACTTCCTGGATGGCAGCATCCACGGCAAGGGCGGCAAGGTGTACCCGCACTGGGGCGCGTTCACGCTGGAGGCCCAGCATTATCCTGACTCGCCGAACCAGGCGGCCTTCCCCACTACACGGCTGGATCCGGGCAAGGCTTACACCCAGACCACCGTGTTCAAGTTCAGCGCCAAGTAGCAGGTTGCAGGCGCATGCGGCGGGCCTGATGGTGCGCGGTGTGGGTGACGCGGCCAGGTCCGCTGCTACGCGGGCACTGTGACGCGGCCTATACCGGCGTGTGCTTGGGATGCGCCGGCGCCGCGGCCACAGGGTCAGCCTTGGTCGGCGGCGTCGGGTTGGCGTATTCCGGCTTGAGGTGGCCGTTCTGGTCCAGCAGCCAGGCGTCCATGATCTGCCGCACCACAGGCCCCGCGACACGACCACCCGCCTCGCCGTTCTCGATCATCACCGAAACCACGATCTTGGGATGTTCGGCCGGCGCAAAGCCGACGAACAAAGCATTGTCACGGTTGCGCTCCAGGGTCTTGAGACGGTTGTAACGCTCACCCTGCTTGATCGCCACCACCTGCGCCGTGCCACTCTTGCCAGCGATGCGGTACTGGGCACCCTGGGCCGCCGCGCGGGCGATACCGCGCGGGTCGTGCATGACCAACTGCATACCGTGGTTGACCTGCTCCCAGTACTGATTGTTGCGCAGCACGATGTTGGGCATCGGGTTTTCGTCCACCGGCGCCACCCCGCCCACGGTGTCGGCCAAGTGCGGCCGGCGCCATACGCCCTTGGCGGCGATCAAGCTGGTAGCCTGGGCCAGTTGCAGCGGGGTGACCTGCATGTAGCCCTGGCCGATACCCAGAATCAAGGTTTCACCCGGGAACCAGGCCTGGCGGCGAGTGGCCCGCTTCCAGGCCGGGGACGGCATCAGGCCAGGGGCTTCTTCGTACATGTCCATGGACACTTTCTGGCCCAGGCCGAACTTGGTCAGGTAGTCATGCAGGCGGTCGACGCCCAGCTTGTGGGCCAGGTCGTAGAAGTAGGTGTCGTTGGAGCGCATGATCGCCGCGTCCATGTCTACCCAGCCGTCACCGCTGTGGTTCCAGTTGCGGTATTTGTGGTCGTAGTTGGGCAGCTCGTAGTAACCGGGGTCGAATACCCGCGACTGGGCCGTGGTGGCACCGCTGTCCAGGCCGGCGATGGCCACTTCCGGCTTGATGGTGGAACCCGGCGCATACAGGCCACGCAGAGCCCGGTTGAACAGCGGCCGATCGATGGAGTCGCGCAGCGCCGCGTATTGCTTGAAGCTGATGCCGGTCACGAACAGGTTGGGGTCGAAAGCCGGCTTGCTGACCATCGCCAGCACCTCGCCGGTGTCGGGGTCGATGCACACCACCGAGCCCCGGCGATCGCCCAGGGCATCCTCGGCGGCTTGCTGAAGGTGCGAATCAAGGCTCAGTACGATGTTCTTGCCCGGTACCGGGTCAGTGTGCCGCAGCACGCGCATCACCCGGCCCTGGGCGTTGGTCTCCACTTCCTCGTACCCGACGTGGCCATGCAGTTCGGCTTCGTAGAACCGCTCGATACCGGTCTTGCCCACCGACTGGGTGCCACGGTATTCGGTCTGGTCAAGGGTCTTGGACTCTTTCTCGTTGATCCGCCCCACGTAGCCCACCGAGTGCGCGAAATGCGCGCCCATGGGGTACTCGCGCACGAACTGCGCCTCGACGTCGATGCCCGGCAGCAAGTACTGGTTCACGGCGATCTTGGCGATCTGTTCTTCGGTCAGTTCGTACATCAACGTCACCGGCTCGAACGGGTGGCGCACGCGCTTGAGTTCCTTGTCGAACTGTTTGCGATCATCGTCGGTGAGGCTGAGGATCTGGACCACCTCGTCCAGCACTTTCCGGTAGTCCCCTGCCCGCTCGCGGGTCAGGGTCATGTTGAAACTGGGGCGGTTGGTGGCCAGGACAACGCCGTTGCGGTCGTAGATGATTCCGCGCTCCGGCGGGATCGGCAACACGTGGACGCGGTTGTTCTCGGAAATGGTGGAGTGGTAGGCGAACTCGATGACCTGGAGGAAATACAGGCGCCCTACCAGGGCTAGACTCAGGGCCAGCACGAAGACCGCACACGCGATGAGGCGCCGGTTGACCAGGCGCTTCTCGTTTTCGTGGTCTTTCAAGGGAATGGGTTGTGGCATTGAACCGCTCTGACGACAAAAAAATGAAAAAAACAGCAGTCCCCGAACACCTGGGCACGCCTGCCAAAAAGGCAAACGCCGGTTTCAGGGGGTGAAACGCCCTCCGGGCGCGTAGGAAAAAGAGACAAATACCGTAGGCAGCACGCACGGCGTGCGCGATGTTAACGAATGCAGCCCATGGGCCTCAAGGCTGACGTCCCTTGGGGCGACGTATCGCCCGGCGGGGGAACGCATTATGCAGGGTTTGCTGGATCCCTTTAAGTGACATTTCTCGGTGGCCGGCCGCAGGGTGCGGCGGCGCTCAATGGGGTGAACCCGATACTGCGCGGTGCGGGTGACGCGGCCAGGTCCGCTGCTACCGGGGCCGGGTGCGTTCGCTGGCCTGGGTGAACATCCTGGCATAGCGCAGGGTGGCATTGGCGTGCTCGCTCATCAGGGCCTCGGCGCGAGTGGCTTCGCGGTTGGCCAGGGCATCGACGATGGCATGGTGCTGCATGTGCGAGAAGTTGAAGCGCCGGTACTCCCCGGCCAGGTCGTGGGAGTCGGCCATCAGCGCCGCCACCGAGGCAAACGGCAAATGAGCGAGACGAGCCAGCGCCTGGGCGATGGCCGGGTTGCCGCTGGCCGCGACGATGACCCGGTGAAAGCGCAGGTTCAGCTCGTCGTAGGCTTGCAGGTCTTCATCGGTCAGGTGGCCCTTGGTGAACAGGGCGTCGCCCCGGGCCAGGCAGTCTTCCAGTACCTCCAGGTCCACGGCGGACAAGCCGCGCTCGGCGGCCTGGCGCGCGGCAAGCCCCTCGAGCACACCACGCACCTGCACCGCGCCGGCGACGTCTTCGGCGCTGACCTGGCGAACCTGGTAGCCGCGGCCACCGTGCTGCACCAGCAGGCCTTCCTGTTCCAGGGTACGAAACGCCAGGCGCACGGGAGTGCGCGATACCTCCAGTTGCTGGGCGACCGTCACTTCAAAGACGCGCTCGCCTGCGGCCAGTTCCCCGGCCGCGATCATCTTGCGCAGTGCGATCAACACCCGTTGTTCAGGTTTATTCATGTCACGTCGTCCACCCTCAGTGCGGGTGCATGATAAACCAGATCAGGCCAGGTCTTGGGGAAGCTTCACCTGTTGCTTGGTCGCCGCGAATATCGACCAGCTGGACATGAACAGGGCGGCGATCAGCGGGCCGATCACGAAGCCATTGAGACCGAACACCGCCAGCCCACCCAGGGTCGAGACCAGAATCAGGTAGTCGGGCATGCGCGTGTCCTTGCCCACCACGATAGGGCGCAGCACGTTGTCGACCATGCCGATCACCAGCAAACCGTAGCCGGCCAGCAACGCCCCCTGCCAGATTTGCCCGTTGAGCAGGAAGAAGGCTGCAACCGGTGCCCACACCGCCCCCGCGCCCACCGCCGGCAGCAATGACATGAAGGCCATGACCACGGCCCACAGCAACGCACTGGGGATATCCAGGAACCAGAAGATCAGGCCCCCGAGAATGCCCTGCACCACCGCCATCAACAGGTTGCCCTTGACCGTGGCGCGCACCACGCGGTTGAACTTCAATTGCAGCCGACGCTTCTGGTGTTCGGCCAGCGGTACCGCTGTGCGGATGCGACGCACCAGTTCCGGGCCGTCGCGCAGAAAGAAAAACAGCAGGTAGAGCATGATGCCGAAGCTGATGAGGAAGTCGAACGTACCCTGGCCAAAGCTGAAGGCCTGGCTGGCGAAGTATTGGCTGCCCTGCAACGCCCACTTGCTGATCTTGTCGCGCAAACCTTCCATGTTGCCCATGCCCATGCGGTCGGCCAGGTGCTGCAGGGAGTCGGGCAGCGCATGCTTGAACTGGGTGATGTAGCCGGCGATGTCCAATTGCCCGCTTTCGATGTTGTGGTACAGCGAAGTCCCCTCTTGCACCAGCAGCGCGCTGACGATGATCACCGGCAGAATGGCGATGACCAGGCAGATGATCAGCGTGGCCAGGGCGCCGAGGTTGCGCCTGCGGTTGAATTTGAGGGTCAGGCGCCGTTGCAGCGGCGCAAAGACGATACCGAGGATAACCGCCCAGAAGATGGCCCCGTAGAAAGGCAACATGATCCAGATGAACGCCAGGGTTACCAGGGTGAGCAGCACCATCAGGGCTTTGTGTTGCAGAAGAGTTTCGTTCATGTCCGGTCCATGTCAGTCAACGCGGTGCGACGGTGGCCGCACACGCGTTAGGCAACGGATCGGCACAGGAGTTTAGCGGTTGATCTCCACGGCGCGCGCTGGCAGGCCGATACGTACCCGCAGGCCGCCCTGGGGGCTGGCGAGCAGCTCCAGCGTCCCACCCCAGGCGTCGACGATGTCGCGCACGATCCCCAACCCCAGGCCATGGCCACTGACCTGTTCATCCAGGCGCGCGCCCCGGTCGAGCACGGCCTCGCGCCGGGCCTCGGGGATGCCGGGGCCATCGTCGTCCACCTCGATCAGGTAGCCCAGGTCGCGGCGGGTCAGCGTCAGGCGGACTTCGCTGTCAGCCCACTTGCAGGCGTTGTCCAGGAGGTTGCCCAGCACTTCCAGCAGGTCTTCGCGGTCCCACGGCAGTTTCAGGCCTGGCGGCTGGTGGCTGCTGATATTCAACCCTTGGCCATGGATCATGCGCAGCGTGGCCAACAGCCCCGGCAGCTCCTGGGCACAGTCGAACAGCTCGCCTGGCAAGGCATCCCCTGCCAGCCGCGCGCGGTTGAGCTCGCGGCTCAAGCGCTGCTCGATCTGTTCCAGCTGCTCGCGCAAGGCATTGGCCAAGGCCGGCTGGCCCGCCAGGCGCTCACCGGCCACCAGGCTGAACAGCACCGCCATCGGGGTTTTCAGTGCATGCCCCAGGTTGCCCAGGGCATGGCGAGAGCGCCGCAGGCTGTCTTCGGTATGGGCCAGCAGGTGATTCACCTGGGCCACCAGCGGCTCGAGTTCCACGGGCACCTGGGTGTCGAGCTGGGAGCGCTGGCCCTGTTGCAACTGGGCGATCTGCTCACGGGCACGCTCCAGCGGCCGCAGGGCCCGCTTGACCGTCAGCCGCTGCAGCACCAGGATCACTATCAGCGCCGCCAGGCCAATGCCCAGGCCGATGCGCTGCAGGCGCTGGAAACTGTCGCGCACCGGGGTGTAGTCCTGGGCCACACTGATGGACAGTGCCTGCCCCAGGCGCTTGTAGTCAGCGCGCAGCACCAGCAGCCACTGACCTTCCGGGCCCAGGGTCAGGTCCGAATGCAGGCCAGCGGCATCAGGCTGGGGGAATTCCTGGTCCCATAGCGAGCGCGAGCGCCAATGACCCTCGGCGAAATCGATACGGAAATAGTGCCCGGAAAACGGTCGTTCGTAGGCCGGGGATATGCGCCGGTCATCCAACTGCAGCCCGTTGGGGCCACGCGCCAAAGCCACCAGCAGGTTTTCACTTTCGTTGCGCAGCCCCGCTTCCAGGTAACGCTGCAGGCCCACTTCGAACAACCACAGGCTCAGTTGCGCCACCGCGATGCCGACCACCACCAGCACGCTGATCAGCCCGACGCTCAAACGCCCCTGGATCGACCTCAACCGGCACCCGCCCCGAACAGGTAGCCCTGGCCTCGCCGTGTTTCGATGACAGCGCGCCCCAGCTTGCGGCGCAGGTGGTTGACGTGGACTTCCAGGACATTGGAGTCGCGCTCGGTTTCACCGTCATA
It encodes the following:
- a CDS encoding aldose epimerase family protein gives rise to the protein MHTPLPLASLGLSIMMATLSAQAAGLTSERSSFGSLPDGTAIEKYTLRNSHGMQATIITYGGILQSLLVPDKHGKAADVVLGFDDLKGYQANPTVYFGATIGRYGNRLAEGRFSLDGKAFQIPTNDGPNALHGGTQGFDKHVWKAQPAKTGDSVGVTLTYVSADGEMGFPGTLNTQVTYSLNDKNELRIDYHATTDKPTVLNLTNHSYFNLAGAGEGDILQQVATVHGAHYTPVTAKLIPTGELAPVAGTPMDFLKPTAFGAHIKDDHPQLKFAEPKQGGFDFNWVLDTKGDVKKLATQVADPASGRVLEFYTTEPGVQLYTANFLDGSIHGKGGKVYPHWGAFTLEAQHYPDSPNQAAFPTTRLDPGKAYTQTTVFKFSAK
- the mrdA gene encoding penicillin-binding protein 2; protein product: MPQPIPLKDHENEKRLVNRRLIACAVFVLALSLALVGRLYFLQVIEFAYHSTISENNRVHVLPIPPERGIIYDRNGVVLATNRPSFNMTLTRERAGDYRKVLDEVVQILSLTDDDRKQFDKELKRVRHPFEPVTLMYELTEEQIAKIAVNQYLLPGIDVEAQFVREYPMGAHFAHSVGYVGRINEKESKTLDQTEYRGTQSVGKTGIERFYEAELHGHVGYEEVETNAQGRVMRVLRHTDPVPGKNIVLSLDSHLQQAAEDALGDRRGSVVCIDPDTGEVLAMVSKPAFDPNLFVTGISFKQYAALRDSIDRPLFNRALRGLYAPGSTIKPEVAIAGLDSGATTAQSRVFDPGYYELPNYDHKYRNWNHSGDGWVDMDAAIMRSNDTYFYDLAHKLGVDRLHDYLTKFGLGQKVSMDMYEEAPGLMPSPAWKRATRRQAWFPGETLILGIGQGYMQVTPLQLAQATSLIAAKGVWRRPHLADTVGGVAPVDENPMPNIVLRNNQYWEQVNHGMQLVMHDPRGIARAAAQGAQYRIAGKSGTAQVVAIKQGERYNRLKTLERNRDNALFVGFAPAEHPKIVVSVMIENGEAGGRVAGPVVRQIMDAWLLDQNGHLKPEYANPTPPTKADPVAAAPAHPKHTPV
- a CDS encoding GntR family transcriptional regulator; the protein is MNKPEQRVLIALRKMIAAGELAAGERVFEVTVAQQLEVSRTPVRLAFRTLEQEGLLVQHGGRGYQVRQVSAEDVAGAVQVRGVLEGLAARQAAERGLSAVDLEVLEDCLARGDALFTKGHLTDEDLQAYDELNLRFHRVIVAASGNPAIAQALARLAHLPFASVAALMADSHDLAGEYRRFNFSHMQHHAIVDALANREATRAEALMSEHANATLRYARMFTQASERTRPR
- a CDS encoding AI-2E family transporter, producing the protein MNETLLQHKALMVLLTLVTLAFIWIMLPFYGAIFWAVILGIVFAPLQRRLTLKFNRRRNLGALATLIICLVIAILPVIIVSALLVQEGTSLYHNIESGQLDIAGYITQFKHALPDSLQHLADRMGMGNMEGLRDKISKWALQGSQYFASQAFSFGQGTFDFLISFGIMLYLLFFFLRDGPELVRRIRTAVPLAEHQKRRLQLKFNRVVRATVKGNLLMAVVQGILGGLIFWFLDIPSALLWAVVMAFMSLLPAVGAGAVWAPVAAFFLLNGQIWQGALLAGYGLLVIGMVDNVLRPIVVGKDTRMPDYLILVSTLGGLAVFGLNGFVIGPLIAALFMSSWSIFAATKQQVKLPQDLA
- a CDS encoding ATP-binding protein, which translates into the protein MRSIQGRLSVGLISVLVVVGIAVAQLSLWLFEVGLQRYLEAGLRNESENLLVALARGPNGLQLDDRRISPAYERPFSGHYFRIDFAEGHWRSRSLWDQEFPQPDAAGLHSDLTLGPEGQWLLVLRADYKRLGQALSISVAQDYTPVRDSFQRLQRIGLGIGLAALIVILVLQRLTVKRALRPLERAREQIAQLQQGQRSQLDTQVPVELEPLVAQVNHLLAHTEDSLRRSRHALGNLGHALKTPMAVLFSLVAGERLAGQPALANALREQLEQIEQRLSRELNRARLAGDALPGELFDCAQELPGLLATLRMIHGQGLNISSHQPPGLKLPWDREDLLEVLGNLLDNACKWADSEVRLTLTRRDLGYLIEVDDDGPGIPEARREAVLDRGARLDEQVSGHGLGLGIVRDIVDAWGGTLELLASPQGGLRVRIGLPARAVEINR